GGCCGTGGCGACATCACCAAAGACAGCTCTGCTGTCCAGGAACAAAGAGATCATGATGGCGCCTTGGTTTTCATGTGGTGAGGCCAGCCATGCTTTGGTGGCGCGTTGCCACGCGCTGGCGGTGCGCGACATGATGTCGCGGCGGGCGCTGACACCGTTGTCGTCGCCAGCGAAACCGGCCTGTTCAAGCAAAGATTCGACGTCAGCGAAAAGAGCCCGATACCGCCGCCGTGTGGTCAGGTCGGTGTCGTCGAGGAACACGACTGCGCTTTCCAAGTCAGAAGAGAGCGCAGTTTCGCGGCGGCCGTTGCTGCCCAGTGTGAGCCACGTGAACCCATCCATAGACAGGTCAGGGTGTTCTTCGAGGCATAGCTCTAGCGCGCGACGCACGATCGCGTCTCCGAAACCGGAGTGGACGCGGATAACTTGGGCGCCAGCTAGTCCTTGCGAAAGCAGACTGGAAAGCACTGCTGGGGTTTGGCGGGAACGTTGGATGAGTTCCTCGCGTGAGGCGGCCAGCCGTAGCTGCTCGTGCAACGCAACATCAGCGGTGGTGGGGCTGAGGCTGAACTCGCGCAGACCCACCACGCCGCGTAGCTCTCCGAATTTATCGGTGACGATGGCGGCTTCAGTTTTGGCGGTGAGGATTTGGGTCAATGATTCCCCGGCAGAATCACCGATCTGCACAGTGGGCACATCGCGGGCAAGCGCCTGGCCGGCAGTGGCGGTGACAGGTAGCCCCTCAGCTAAGACGCAGCGGCGTATCGACCCGTCGGTGACGAGCCCGAAAGTGCCGTCGGCGCGGCGGACAACAACCCCAGGCTGGCGTCGTTGGGTGAGTTCCCGGGCAACATCCACGAGCGGGACCGTGTCATCAACCACGGTGGGGGACTGGTCGATGAGGCTTCCGGTGGTGGCGAACCCAGGAAGTTGGCGTGTTTTCTCCGCCAAAGTCAGTAGATGGTTGGTGATGAATTGTGCGCCTTCAGGAGTGAGGAAGGCTTCGCTGGAGGCGTGCCGGGGGATGAAAGCGACAGTGGCTTTAGTTAAGGCACGTGCGCGAGGGCCGACGGTGCGGCCAGTGAGCATGGCAGAGAATCCGCAGAACCCCCCGGTGCGCAGAGTGTCATCGGGGTGTCCGTGGGCCTGGACCTCTTGCCAAATCCCCACCTTGCCCTTCATGACGAGATAGACACCGGTGGCTGGGTGGTGGAACCCGTCGAGAATGAGATCACCGGGTTGATAGATGGTGATCTCGGCAGCCTCCGCCATCCGGGTGCGGTTTTTCGAAGGCAGGGCCGAGAATGGTGAGACGTCGGCTAGGAGCGCTTCGAGATCGGCAACGGATGTGTTCTCAGCGGCGGAGGCTGCCATGGATTACTTCCCTGCGGTGGTGTCAGGTTTCGTATCGTTGTTGGTGGTGCCCGAGGCCAGCGCGTCGGCAACGTCGGGGTTGGTGTCAGGGTACGTCAGGCCGTTATCGGACCAGACGGCGGCAAGGCGTCCACCAGTGTTTTTCTCCACGGCTGGGCGCACGATACGCCATCCGAGCGCGATGATCAGCGCCAACACTGGGATACCGATGATGACAACAACGAAGTCGGTTTTGTGCCAGAAGTCAGGGGAAGACTTCCAGCCCGAGATAGACATGCCGATGATGACGAACACCAAGAACGCCAAACCGAACCAGCTGGTCCAGGGGTACCCGGGGGCTTGGAACGGGCCAGCAGGGATGACGCCTTTGTTGACGAGCTGGCGCAGGCGCAGCTGGCAGGCGAAAATCGTTCCCCACACGAAAAGCTCACAGATAGCGGAGCATTCGAGGGCGATTTCGAAGGCGTCTGGGGCCAGGGCGTTCAACACAGCGCCCATGAGCAATACGGCACTGGTCAAAAGGATCCCGGCCCAGGGGACCCCGGCGCGGCTCATGCGGGTAGTGAAGAACGGGGCCTGGCTAGCCATACCCATGCTGCGCAACACTCGGCCGGTGGTGTAGAGGCCGGAGTTGAGGCTGGACATCGCGGCGATGATGAGCACGGCCTGGATAGCAGAACCCATCCAGTGGAAGCCCATCGTGTCGAAGATGGTCACGAAGGGGCTGGTACCTGCGGTGTATTGGCTGGTGGGCAGCATCGATGCGAGCAGCAGGATGGAACCGCAGTAGAAAACAGCGATACGCATGATGACGGCATTGACAGCCTTGGGGACTTCGCGTTCAGGGTTCTGCATCTCACCAGCAGCGATACCCACCATTTCGATGGAGGCGTAAGCGAAGACAACACCGGACATCACCAGGATGGGGCCGTACCAGTTGTAAGGCGCTTCGGTAGGCCAGAAACCGCCAGGGTTGCTCCACAGGTTGCTGATGCCTGCCTGATGGTCGCCAATGCGTAGCTGGAAGAGCACCATCACCACACCGACCACGAGGAACAGGACGATAGCGGCGACCTTGAGCAAGGAAGCCCAGAACTCGAACTCACCAAATGCGCGAGCCGAGAGCAAGTTAATGATGAGCACCACAGCCAGGCTGATGAGGACAGTCAGCCAGGCAGGAACATCCGGCCACCAGTGCTTGATGTACAAGGCCACGGCAGAGAGTTCAGCGATACCGGTCAAGCACCAGTGAAGCCAATAAATCCAGCCGGTGATGAAGGCCCATTTTTCGCCGAAGAACTCCCGCATGTACGACACGAAGGCACCAGAAGTGGCGCGGTGCAGGACAAGCTCGCCCAAGGAACGCATAAGGAAGTAGGCAACGATGCCCACGAAGGCGTAGCTGAACAGCAGTGCTGGTCCGGTGCTGTGCAGGCGGGAGGCGGAACCGAGGAAGAGGCCAGTGCCGATGGCGCCTCCGAGGGCGATCATCTGGACGTGACGGCGTCCGAGGGTCTGCTGATATCCGATTTGTTCTGAATGCAGACGATCTTGATGGCTGTGCGACATGCGACCTCCGAGTGAGGGGGGTTCGTGATGTGGCGCGGAATGCGCCTCAGTTCACTTCAATACACAAGTGATCCCTATGTGGACGAAATGATCCCTCATGGTGGCAACAGGTGGGCGGTCCAGGCATGCAGGGTGGGTGAACCCCAAGAGCCCCTGCAGGGCCTAGGAAGGCTCTTTGCGACGGGCAGCTGGGTGGGATGCGCTGGCCATTTTCGAGCAGCGACAGCGTCAAATAGGTATGCCGTTGACGGCAGCTGCGGCCAGGGGGACTGGTGAGCAAAACAACAATCCACAAAAGTGGGATAAATCAAACACCACAAAATCAGCTGAGGAAACCCTGGACATCATTGCCAAAAAACTGATGCGAGCACCCCCAAGCCACCCACCGCATTAAAAACACGTCAAGATCCATCAACCCCGCATCAACACCAACCACCCCCACCCACCGGCGCACGTCAACTAACACCGTGATTGATTACGCCGCCGCGGGCCTGCTTGCCCTCGCACTCCTGGGATACCTGTTATATGCGCTCATCCGGCCGGAGCGATTCTCATGAGCGACCTCACCAGCGCAGCAGCCACATTCGCGTGCGTGGCGCTCATCCTGGCCACCACTCACATCCCCCTAGGCACCTACATAGCCCATGTTTTCACCACAGAAAAACACCTAGGCGTAGAACGCTTCTGCTACCGGATCGTGGGAGTAGACCCCGAATCACAACAGCACTGGACCACCTACACCACCGCTGTCCTGAGCTTCTCAGCAGTCAGCATCCTCACCTTGTGGGGACTCATCCTCGCTCAAGACACACTCCCATTCGCCGACGGCCGCCACCAAAGCATCGACGGCGCCCTCAACACCGCCATCTCCTTCGTCACCAACACAAACTGGCAAAGCTACAGCGGCGAAAACGGCGCCACCCACCTAGTCCAAATGCTCGGACTCACTGTCCAAAACTTCCTCTCCGCCGCAGTCGGACTAGCCGTAGCCATCGCCCTCATCCGAGGCCTGGCCCGCCACGACACCGACCGCATCGGCAACTTCTGGGTCGACCTCACCCGAAGCATCTTCCGCATCCTGCTACCCCTGACCGCCATCGCTGCGCTGCTTCTCCTAGCCGGCGGAGTCATCCCAAACCTCACCGAGCCCCACACCATCACCACCATCACCGGCACCCAACAAACCCTGCCCGCCGGACCAGTAGCTTCCCAAGAAGCCATCAAACTCCTCGGCACCAACGGCGGCGGATTCTTTAACGCCAACTCCGCCCACCCCTTCGAAAACCCCACCCCCACC
This region of Dermatophilus congolensis genomic DNA includes:
- a CDS encoding amino acid permease, with product MSHSHQDRLHSEQIGYQQTLGRRHVQMIALGGAIGTGLFLGSASRLHSTGPALLFSYAFVGIVAYFLMRSLGELVLHRATSGAFVSYMREFFGEKWAFITGWIYWLHWCLTGIAELSAVALYIKHWWPDVPAWLTVLISLAVVLIINLLSARAFGEFEFWASLLKVAAIVLFLVVGVVMVLFQLRIGDHQAGISNLWSNPGGFWPTEAPYNWYGPILVMSGVVFAYASIEMVGIAAGEMQNPEREVPKAVNAVIMRIAVFYCGSILLLASMLPTSQYTAGTSPFVTIFDTMGFHWMGSAIQAVLIIAAMSSLNSGLYTTGRVLRSMGMASQAPFFTTRMSRAGVPWAGILLTSAVLLMGAVLNALAPDAFEIALECSAICELFVWGTIFACQLRLRQLVNKGVIPAGPFQAPGYPWTSWFGLAFLVFVIIGMSISGWKSSPDFWHKTDFVVVIIGIPVLALIIALGWRIVRPAVEKNTGGRLAAVWSDNGLTYPDTNPDVADALASGTTNNDTKPDTTAGK
- a CDS encoding putative nucleotidyltransferase substrate binding domain-containing protein; this translates as MAASAAENTSVADLEALLADVSPFSALPSKNRTRMAEAAEITIYQPGDLILDGFHHPATGVYLVMKGKVGIWQEVQAHGHPDDTLRTGGFCGFSAMLTGRTVGPRARALTKATVAFIPRHASSEAFLTPEGAQFITNHLLTLAEKTRQLPGFATTGSLIDQSPTVVDDTVPLVDVARELTQRRQPGVVVRRADGTFGLVTDGSIRRCVLAEGLPVTATAGQALARDVPTVQIGDSAGESLTQILTAKTEAAIVTDKFGELRGVVGLREFSLSPTTADVALHEQLRLAASREELIQRSRQTPAVLSSLLSQGLAGAQVIRVHSGFGDAIVRRALELCLEEHPDLSMDGFTWLTLGSNGRRETALSSDLESAVVFLDDTDLTTRRRYRALFADVESLLEQAGFAGDDNGVSARRDIMSRTASAWQRATKAWLASPHENQGAIMISLFLDSRAVFGDVATAAASFDLHQLRSHPATLRLLLGDALSQRPHARRHAPVFRREATFDIKKDALRPLVNLARWLGLAMQSTELSTADRLRAAEESFLLAPGQGTLLAEGFDVLQRVRLRSQIAQVQAGKPPTNTMRMSSMSPFDRSVLAEVVHEIIVAQRRLANVAAWSDTDDWRPSPERS
- the kdpF gene encoding K(+)-transporting ATPase subunit F, translated to MIDYAAAGLLALALLGYLLYALIRPERFS